From a region of the Listeria monocytogenes ATCC 19117 genome:
- the htrA gene encoding serine protease HtrA, with protein MDEKEKNLNENSENESTPKREVEDTLHTPESAQPVQETPIVEGVTPEGEKFAGATEDAAEASSTNAFFEEASNKEPEPARPAPGPRRAGTTGGGAVPPNRVNNGGSGNGNGEPPKRGKHFIGYFLTALIGVIIGGLIIFFVAWDNGDNADTTSNSNNKATKVEKVSVDTTSDVTKAVDKVQDAVVSVLNYQSSSSLDGTTTSEQEASSGSGVIYKKANGKAYIVTNNHVVADANKLEVTFTNGKKSEAKLLGTDEWNDLAVLEIDDKNVTTVAAFGDSDSLKLGEPAIAIGSPLGTEFSGSVTQGIISGLNRAVPVDTNGDGTEDWEADVIQTDAAINPGNSGGALINIEGQVIGINSMKISMENVEGISFAIPSNTVEPIIEQLETKGEVERPSLGVSLRDVDTIPETQQKNILKLPDSVDYGAMVQQVVSGSAADKAGLKQYDVIVELNGQKVTNSMTLRKILYGNDVKIGDKVKVKYYRDGKEKSTDIKLEAAKTTT; from the coding sequence TGGACGAGAAAGAAAAGAATTTAAATGAAAACAGCGAGAATGAAAGCACGCCAAAAAGAGAGGTCGAGGATACTTTACATACACCGGAGAGCGCGCAACCAGTCCAAGAAACTCCTATTGTAGAAGGCGTGACCCCAGAAGGGGAGAAATTTGCCGGAGCGACAGAAGATGCAGCCGAGGCGAGTTCTACAAATGCATTTTTTGAAGAAGCAAGTAATAAAGAACCAGAACCTGCTAGACCGGCTCCAGGGCCAAGACGCGCTGGTACAACTGGTGGCGGGGCAGTTCCACCTAATAGAGTGAATAATGGCGGAAGTGGTAACGGGAATGGTGAACCACCGAAACGCGGCAAACACTTTATCGGTTACTTTTTAACAGCACTTATTGGTGTTATTATCGGAGGACTTATTATTTTCTTTGTCGCTTGGGATAATGGTGACAATGCAGATACAACTTCAAACTCAAATAATAAAGCTACCAAAGTAGAAAAAGTTTCAGTAGATACAACATCAGATGTAACAAAAGCAGTAGACAAAGTACAAGATGCGGTAGTGAGTGTTCTAAATTACCAATCATCTTCATCCCTTGATGGAACAACGACTTCTGAACAAGAAGCTTCCTCAGGATCTGGTGTTATTTATAAAAAGGCAAATGGAAAAGCCTACATCGTAACAAATAATCACGTTGTTGCTGATGCAAATAAATTAGAAGTAACTTTTACAAACGGTAAAAAATCCGAAGCAAAATTACTAGGGACAGACGAATGGAACGATTTAGCTGTTCTTGAAATTGATGATAAAAATGTTACTACAGTCGCTGCATTCGGCGATTCAGATTCATTAAAACTTGGTGAACCAGCAATTGCAATTGGTAGCCCACTAGGAACAGAATTTTCCGGTTCTGTAACACAAGGTATTATTTCTGGTCTAAACCGTGCAGTACCAGTTGATACAAATGGCGACGGAACAGAAGACTGGGAAGCAGATGTTATCCAAACAGATGCAGCAATTAACCCTGGTAACAGTGGTGGAGCTTTAATTAATATTGAAGGCCAAGTAATTGGTATTAACTCAATGAAAATTTCGATGGAAAATGTAGAAGGTATTAGCTTTGCAATTCCAAGTAACACAGTAGAACCAATCATCGAACAACTAGAAACAAAAGGCGAAGTAGAACGTCCATCTCTAGGCGTATCCTTACGTGATGTTGATACAATTCCAGAAACACAACAAAAAAATATCTTGAAATTACCTGATAGCGTAGATTACGGCGCAATGGTACAACAAGTAGTATCCGGTTCTGCAGCAGACAAAGCAGGCTTGAAACAATACGATGTTATTGTTGAACTAAACGGCCAAAAAGTAACAAACTCCATGACATTACGCAAAATTCTATACGGTAACGACGTGAAAATTGGCGATAAAGTCAAAGTGAAATACTATCGTGACGGTAAAGAAAAATCCACAGATATTAAATTAGAAGCAGCAAAAACAACTACATGA
- the rlmH gene encoding 23S rRNA (pseudouridine(1915)-N(3))-methyltransferase RlmH, whose product MNIQIVTVGKLKEKYLVQGIAEYLKRLSAYAKVTIVEVPDEKAPEVLSDAEMKQVKDKEGARILAKIPDDAHVIALAIDGKMKSSEEFAADLDKLATYGKSKVTFVIGGSLGLSEAVLKRSNERISFGRLTLPHQLMRLVLVEQVYRAFRIVRGEPYHK is encoded by the coding sequence ATGAATATTCAAATTGTAACGGTCGGGAAATTAAAAGAAAAATATTTAGTGCAAGGAATCGCCGAATATTTAAAACGACTTAGCGCCTATGCGAAAGTGACGATCGTGGAAGTTCCGGATGAGAAAGCTCCGGAAGTGCTGAGTGATGCCGAAATGAAGCAAGTAAAAGATAAAGAGGGTGCGCGGATTTTAGCAAAGATTCCGGACGATGCCCATGTGATTGCGCTGGCGATTGATGGGAAAATGAAGTCGAGTGAAGAATTTGCGGCGGATTTGGATAAGCTGGCGACTTATGGTAAGAGTAAGGTGACGTTTGTGATTGGTGGATCGCTGGGACTTAGTGAGGCGGTGTTGAAGCGGAGTAATGAGCGGATTTCGTTTGGGAGGTTAACGCTGCCACACCAGTTGATGAGATTGGTGCTGGTGGAGCAGGTTTACCGGGCGTTTCGAATTGTTCGGGGGGAGCCTTATCATAAATAG
- a CDS encoding LysR family transcriptional regulator: protein MDIENMKAFNKVAELKSISAAANELHHLQSNMSNKIKNIEKQFQTQLFFRHSNGVEPTKEGEKIYQQFKKMILLWEETIDIINNEEETISIGITQSSLPMEFNTIIKEFYQQFPNKKLSIVSGSTSELIPKIANRELTIAYVAELEKENLFQDSQIISQTLSWDKLVFAGNTAGKSVQKILAEERLYVFSKQCYSYRALAALINDINIPNVSISEINIPETLVEICNNELGIGIIPESIALNYHFLNYETLPTEYASLRKTLIYHADHTISNGEKWLIEKSKPAFKS from the coding sequence ATGGATATTGAAAACATGAAAGCATTTAATAAAGTAGCTGAACTAAAGAGTATTTCTGCAGCAGCGAATGAACTGCATCATTTACAGTCTAATATGTCCAATAAAATAAAAAATATCGAAAAACAGTTCCAAACTCAACTTTTCTTCCGGCACTCGAATGGTGTGGAACCAACTAAAGAGGGCGAAAAAATCTATCAACAATTCAAAAAAATGATTTTATTATGGGAGGAAACGATTGATATTATCAATAATGAAGAAGAAACTATCTCAATCGGTATTACGCAATCTTCTTTGCCTATGGAATTTAACACAATCATTAAAGAGTTCTATCAACAGTTTCCAAATAAAAAATTATCTATCGTTAGCGGAAGTACAAGTGAATTAATACCAAAAATAGCTAACAGAGAACTAACCATCGCATATGTCGCTGAACTCGAAAAAGAAAATTTATTTCAAGATAGCCAAATCATCTCACAAACGCTCTCATGGGATAAACTAGTTTTCGCAGGCAACACAGCTGGAAAATCAGTCCAAAAAATATTAGCGGAAGAACGATTATACGTCTTCAGCAAACAATGTTATTCATACCGCGCCCTGGCTGCTCTCATTAACGATATTAATATCCCAAATGTTTCCATATCAGAGATCAATATTCCCGAAACACTTGTTGAAATCTGCAATAATGAACTTGGTATTGGAATTATCCCCGAAAGCATCGCACTAAACTATCATTTTCTAAACTATGAAACATTACCCACAGAATACGCATCACTTCGAAAAACATTAATTTATCATGCAGATCATACAATTTCAAATGGTGAAAAATGGCTTATCGAAAAAAGTAAACCAGCATTCAAAAGTTAA